One Candidatus Lokiarchaeota archaeon DNA segment encodes these proteins:
- a CDS encoding ZIP family metal transporter encodes MLELALLISMAAGLATGIGALPIIAKRKPSRKNLDFWVGFAAGVMLAVVMLSLLVPALEMAGVWIVSGSFAMGALVLFLADHTIPHVHDSRHEGIETTRSGAWLPAIAMAIHNFPEGLAVGVAFGSGDVATGFAIALAIGLHNIPEGMAICAPLTIECESRSKPFIYSILAGLAEPVGAVIGVILVSSIAGLIPFGLGFAAGAMIYVVSDEMVPESHSAGHESTATTGLIIGFILMMIMESMFA; translated from the coding sequence ATGCTAGAACTCGCGCTTTTGATAAGTATGGCCGCCGGCTTAGCTACTGGAATAGGGGCTTTACCAATTATAGCCAAACGAAAACCAAGCAGAAAAAATCTTGATTTCTGGGTAGGGTTTGCAGCAGGCGTCATGCTTGCAGTAGTCATGCTCAGCCTTCTTGTTCCTGCCCTTGAAATGGCAGGAGTGTGGATTGTGTCTGGATCATTTGCTATGGGAGCGCTTGTCTTATTCCTAGCAGACCATACTATTCCACATGTTCATGACTCGAGACACGAGGGCATAGAAACGACCAGATCCGGTGCCTGGTTACCAGCTATTGCGATGGCCATTCACAATTTTCCAGAGGGGTTGGCAGTAGGTGTTGCCTTTGGTTCTGGCGATGTTGCCACCGGGTTTGCCATAGCTCTGGCTATTGGATTACATAACATCCCAGAAGGTATGGCCATCTGTGCTCCTTTGACTATCGAGTGCGAATCGAGGTCGAAGCCATTCATCTACTCGATTCTTGCAGGTCTAGCAGAACCAGTTGGAGCGGTTATTGGGGTGATTCTAGTTTCATCAATTGCAGGGCTTATCCCCTTTGGATTGGGATTTGCAGCAGGAGCCATGATTTACGTCGTAAGCGATGAAATGGTCCCTGAAAGCCATTCTGCAGGACACGAAAGCACTGCAACAACAGGTCTCATCATCGGGTTCATACTAATGATGATCATGGAATCTATGTTCGCTTGA
- a CDS encoding DUF340 domain-containing protein: MNILLVLACLILGFALGYSGKLPQVIYNATSKITTGGLVLLLAAMGTQVGANNTVMSSLGTIGISALVIAIFTIALSLVFVKAFASVVSFEMSESNDRLEDAGDERSTTLLVLASVLVGILVGFFLVPDSLLGYVSLVTTYALAFLLFGFGMDIGRKKDVLQNTQSRLL, translated from the coding sequence ATGAATATCCTACTTGTACTGGCCTGTCTCATTCTTGGCTTTGCACTTGGCTACTCTGGTAAGCTGCCGCAAGTAATCTACAATGCCACCAGCAAAATAACAACAGGAGGGCTCGTTCTTCTTCTTGCAGCGATGGGCACTCAAGTCGGAGCAAACAATACTGTAATGAGTAGTCTAGGAACGATTGGAATCTCCGCATTAGTTATTGCAATATTCACCATCGCGCTAAGCCTAGTATTTGTCAAAGCTTTCGCCTCCGTGGTTTCTTTCGAAATGTCAGAAAGCAATGACAGGTTGGAGGATGCTGGAGATGAGCGTTCAACAACCTTGCTTGTTTTGGCTTCTGTTCTCGTTGGGATTCTTGTAGGTTTCTTTCTAGTCCCTGATTCTCTTCTAGGCTATGTAAGCCTAGTAACAACCTATGCACTAGCTTTCCTGCTTTTCGGATTTGGCATGGATATTGGAAGAAAGAAAGACGTTTTGCAGAATACCCAATCACGTCTCCT
- a CDS encoding 4Fe-4S dicluster domain-containing protein — MKGRRGRRSGRRRNRRPRRLSRIGVQRAAYPSRTVVQTRTDSTQIQEPTVDTSKCVGCGICAENCPTGAISIVNGKAQIDYSKCENCGVCIKVCSQNAIS, encoded by the coding sequence ATGAAAGGACGTAGAGGAAGAAGATCGGGACGACGAAGGAATCGTAGACCAAGGCGCTTATCTCGAATTGGGGTACAACGAGCTGCTTACCCATCCCGTACCGTAGTACAAACCCGTACAGATAGCACACAGATTCAGGAGCCCACTGTAGACACGTCAAAGTGTGTGGGTTGTGGCATATGTGCTGAGAACTGTCCTACTGGTGCAATAAGCATCGTTAACGGTAAGGCTCAGATTGATTATTCGAAATGCGAAAATTGTGGAGTCTGCATTAAAGTTTGCTCGCAAAATGCGATTAGCTGA